One genomic region from Skermania piniformis encodes:
- a CDS encoding SCO6880 family protein produces the protein MTASTTLSDTYERRSYGLWQKPRSAGLFGLRWGETVLGFVVVITALLVSLIGGPMAGLVVAAVGLVVLAPLVWRRGGRSGYESGLMMFKWMRARGRGEHVYRGGRFSRIPGGQAKLPGLLAPSKLYEGIDAGGYTFGMIHLPRFAQYTVVLRAWPQGHEAVDQPVIDRWVGAWGTFLASLGQTSDIVAVVPVIDTVPETGNRLLTEVSTITQPGAPDLAKQVMFELATELPQERVQLLPRIAITFKATTAERRNDPAEEAVEIGRRLPGICAALADAGVRAQPMSAEEIIAFIRRSYDPAAQADLEVAAGEPEGHGLTWSDAGPLSQDEKWDHLIHDGGRSVTWEMETAPEGAVDERVLQRLLAPNPEVPRKRVALVLRPHSAADAAEIVDNDFKNALVAQQSERGVVSAAATLRVGATQQAREEQARGHGVTRFGALVTITEPARGDLPRIEAITRDLSTQSRLKIRRCYRYQSAAFAASLGCGVILPEHASIPKALAG, from the coding sequence GTGACCGCATCGACCACGCTGTCCGACACCTACGAGCGGCGCTCGTACGGGTTGTGGCAGAAGCCACGCAGCGCGGGCCTGTTCGGCCTGCGCTGGGGCGAAACAGTGCTCGGTTTCGTCGTGGTGATCACGGCGTTGCTGGTCAGCCTGATCGGCGGGCCGATGGCCGGCCTGGTGGTGGCTGCCGTGGGGCTGGTGGTGCTGGCACCGTTGGTGTGGCGGCGCGGTGGGCGTTCCGGATACGAATCGGGGTTGATGATGTTCAAGTGGATGCGGGCTCGCGGCCGCGGCGAGCACGTGTATCGGGGCGGCCGGTTCTCCCGGATTCCGGGCGGTCAGGCCAAGCTGCCCGGGCTGCTCGCGCCGTCGAAGCTGTACGAGGGAATCGATGCCGGCGGCTACACCTTCGGGATGATCCACCTGCCCCGGTTCGCTCAGTACACGGTGGTGCTGCGGGCGTGGCCACAAGGGCACGAAGCCGTCGACCAACCGGTGATCGACCGTTGGGTCGGGGCCTGGGGCACTTTCCTTGCCTCGTTGGGGCAGACCAGTGACATCGTCGCTGTGGTGCCGGTGATCGACACCGTTCCCGAGACCGGTAATCGGCTGCTCACCGAGGTGTCGACGATCACCCAGCCGGGTGCTCCCGATCTCGCCAAGCAGGTGATGTTCGAGCTTGCGACCGAGCTGCCCCAAGAGCGGGTGCAGCTGCTGCCCCGGATCGCCATCACGTTCAAGGCGACCACCGCCGAGCGCCGCAACGATCCGGCCGAGGAAGCGGTCGAGATCGGCCGTAGGTTGCCGGGGATCTGTGCGGCCCTGGCCGACGCCGGGGTCCGAGCGCAGCCGATGTCGGCCGAGGAGATCATCGCGTTCATCCGGCGCAGCTACGATCCCGCGGCCCAGGCAGATCTGGAGGTGGCTGCCGGCGAGCCGGAGGGACACGGCTTGACCTGGTCGGATGCCGGTCCGCTGTCGCAAGACGAGAAGTGGGACCACCTGATCCACGACGGTGGACGTTCGGTGACCTGGGAGATGGAGACCGCACCGGAAGGCGCGGTCGACGAGCGGGTGTTGCAACGCTTGCTGGCGCCCAATCCGGAAGTGCCGCGGAAGCGGGTCGCGCTGGTCTTACGGCCGCATTCGGCCGCCGACGCAGCCGAGATCGTCGACAACGACTTCAAGAACGCGCTGGTCGCCCAGCAGAGTGAGCGTGGGGTGGTGTCGGCGGCCGCCACCCTGCGGGTCGGCGCGACGCAGCAGGCGCGGGAGGAACAGGCCCGCGGGCACGGGGTCACCCGATTCGGCGCCCTGGTCACGATCACCGAGCCGGCTCGTGGCGATCTGCCCCGGATCGAGGCGATCACCCGTGATCTGTCCACCCAGTCGCGGCTGAAGATCCGTCGTTGTTACCGCTACCAGTCGGCGGCCTTCGCCGCGTCGCTGGGCTGTGGCGTGATCCTGCCCGAGCACGCCAGCATCCCGAAGGCGCTGGCCGGATGA